The following proteins are co-located in the Micromonospora coriariae genome:
- a CDS encoding 6-phospho-beta-glucosidase, giving the protein MKLTILGGGGFRVPLIYQQLLTQEDGPDVREVVLYDLASHRLNAVHAVLDQLAAGRTDAPKVRTATDLDEALDGADFVFSAIRVDGLAGRTVDERVALDLGILGQETTGPGGLAYALRTIPVCLDIADRVARHAPNAWVINFTNPAGMVTEAMRRRLGDRVIGICDSPIGLGVRAARVLGVDQRRVALDYVGLNHLGWLRGLRVDGVDRLPELLADDTLLSQMEEARLLGLEWVRSLGAIPNEYLYYYYYNRDAVSSIKDAATTRGEFLHQQQDQFYAEVAGKPDTALEIWTRTRAEREATYMAESRDSSGAGEREQEDIAEGGYQKVALDLMAGIVGGHASTMILNVRNGSAVPGLPADAVVEVPCLVDGTGARPFATEPLQGHMLGLVQQVKAVEQLTIEAAASGSASLAVKALALHPLVDSVTTARRLLAGYRERLPGLADVLR; this is encoded by the coding sequence ATGAAACTGACCATCCTGGGCGGTGGCGGCTTCCGGGTACCGCTCATCTATCAGCAACTCCTGACGCAGGAAGACGGGCCGGACGTCCGCGAGGTCGTGCTCTACGACCTGGCGAGCCACCGGCTGAACGCCGTGCACGCGGTGCTCGACCAGTTGGCGGCCGGCCGGACGGACGCCCCGAAGGTACGCACGGCGACCGATCTGGACGAGGCGCTGGACGGCGCCGACTTCGTCTTCTCGGCAATCCGGGTGGACGGTCTCGCCGGCCGGACGGTGGACGAGCGGGTCGCGCTCGACCTCGGCATCCTCGGCCAGGAGACGACCGGGCCAGGCGGGCTCGCGTACGCGCTGCGGACCATTCCGGTCTGCCTGGACATCGCCGACCGGGTGGCCCGCCACGCGCCGAACGCCTGGGTCATCAACTTCACCAACCCGGCCGGCATGGTCACCGAGGCGATGCGTCGCCGGCTGGGTGACCGCGTGATCGGCATCTGCGACTCGCCCATCGGGCTCGGCGTCCGCGCCGCCCGGGTGCTGGGCGTGGACCAGCGCCGGGTGGCGCTGGACTACGTCGGCCTCAACCACCTCGGCTGGCTGCGTGGGCTGCGAGTGGACGGCGTGGACCGGCTGCCCGAACTGCTGGCCGACGACACGCTGCTCAGTCAGATGGAGGAGGCCCGCCTGCTGGGCCTGGAGTGGGTCCGGTCGCTGGGCGCCATCCCGAACGAGTACCTCTACTACTACTACTACAACCGGGACGCGGTCAGCTCCATCAAGGACGCGGCCACCACCCGGGGCGAGTTCCTCCACCAGCAGCAGGACCAGTTCTACGCAGAGGTGGCCGGCAAGCCCGACACCGCCCTGGAGATCTGGACCCGCACCCGGGCCGAGCGGGAAGCCACCTACATGGCGGAGAGCCGCGACAGCAGCGGCGCCGGGGAGCGGGAGCAGGAGGACATCGCCGAAGGCGGCTATCAGAAGGTCGCCCTCGATCTGATGGCGGGCATCGTCGGCGGGCATGCCTCGACGATGATCCTCAACGTGCGCAACGGCTCCGCCGTCCCGGGGCTGCCCGCCGACGCGGTGGTCGAGGTGCCCTGCCTGGTGGACGGGACCGGCGCCCGGCCGTTCGCGACGGAGCCGCTGCAGGGCCACATGCTCGGGCTCGTGCAGCAGGTCAAGGCGGTGGAGCAGTTGACCATCGAGGCCGCTGCCAGCGGGTCGGCATCCCTGGCGGTCAAGGCGCTGGCGCTGCACCCGCTGGTCGACTCCGTGACCACCGCACGGCGGCTGCTCGCCGGCTACCGGGAGCGGCTGCCAGGGCTGGCGGACGTGCTGCGGTGA
- a CDS encoding DeoR/GlpR family DNA-binding transcription regulator, whose protein sequence is MLPVSRHEQIVRRVRSSGAVSVSSLAADLGVSASTIRRDLQVLNAHGALRRIRGGAGSVQVEEVPFVEVAAVATDEKEAVARCAAEMVSDGEVLLLDIGTTTARLARHLRGRRITVITSSLAVVDELRDDEAVELLVLGGILRRNYLSMVGMLTEDALRQLRAHRLFLGTSGIRPDGQIMDTTLVEVPVKRAMIAAAEQTVVVADRGKFPGSGLLQVCGPEEVDVIITNDDVDSATLAVFAKADTEVIQA, encoded by the coding sequence GTGCTTCCAGTCAGTCGACACGAGCAGATCGTCCGCCGAGTCCGATCCTCGGGAGCCGTATCGGTCTCCTCGCTCGCCGCTGACCTGGGAGTCAGCGCATCAACCATCCGCCGGGACCTCCAGGTGCTCAACGCACACGGCGCGTTGCGGCGCATCCGTGGCGGCGCGGGCAGTGTGCAGGTCGAGGAGGTGCCCTTCGTCGAGGTCGCAGCGGTCGCAACGGACGAGAAGGAAGCGGTGGCGCGATGCGCCGCCGAGATGGTCTCCGACGGTGAAGTTCTGCTGCTCGACATCGGCACCACCACGGCCCGACTCGCCCGACACCTGCGCGGCCGGAGGATCACCGTCATCACCAGCAGCCTGGCCGTCGTCGACGAACTCCGCGACGACGAAGCGGTCGAACTGTTGGTGCTCGGCGGCATCCTCCGCCGCAACTATCTGTCCATGGTGGGCATGCTGACCGAGGACGCGTTGCGCCAACTCCGCGCGCACCGGCTCTTCCTCGGCACCAGCGGCATCCGGCCGGACGGCCAGATCATGGACACAACGCTGGTGGAGGTTCCGGTCAAGAGAGCCATGATCGCAGCGGCTGAGCAGACGGTGGTCGTCGCCGACCGGGGCAAGTTCCCCGGATCGGGGCTCCTCCAGGTCTGCGGCCCCGAGGAGGTCGATGTGATCATCACGAACGACGACGTAGATTCCGCGACCCTGGCCGTCTTCGCCAAGGCCGATACGGAGGTCATCCAAGCATGA
- a CDS encoding PfkB family carbohydrate kinase, with amino-acid sequence MSGTVFLDIIFTGLPDAPSAGTEVWASGMGSAPGGIANLAVAAARLGLRTGLAAGFGDDAYGDFCWRTLGQEKVDLTGSRRFTHWHTPVTVSMSVDRDRSMVTHGHDLPIPVDELISKPPRSRAVVASLGDASGDVELPGWAHQASADGAMVFADVGWDPSGTWNPALADQLGGCHAFIPNAVEAMSYTHADTPEAALRAIADWVPLAVVTLGSEGSMAIDSSTGEEARVPPLPTLALDPTGAGDVFGAGLVLGTVAGWPLRERLLFAGLCAGLAVQHFGGSLAAPGWGDLTDWWRATADRAAAGDSAAQELVTRYGFLPDLLPAGPVCEVRRALATLARYSDLDTA; translated from the coding sequence ATGTCCGGCACGGTCTTTCTCGACATCATCTTCACCGGGCTGCCTGACGCGCCCTCGGCGGGCACCGAGGTCTGGGCGTCCGGCATGGGATCGGCGCCTGGCGGCATCGCCAATCTGGCGGTGGCCGCGGCCCGGCTCGGTCTGCGAACGGGGCTGGCTGCCGGCTTCGGCGACGACGCCTACGGGGACTTCTGCTGGCGCACTTTGGGCCAGGAGAAGGTGGACCTGACCGGTTCGCGGCGCTTCACCCACTGGCACACCCCGGTCACCGTCTCGATGTCCGTCGACCGCGACCGCAGCATGGTCACCCATGGTCACGACCTGCCCATCCCGGTCGACGAGCTGATCAGCAAGCCGCCCCGGTCCCGTGCCGTCGTGGCCAGCCTCGGCGACGCGTCCGGCGACGTCGAACTGCCCGGCTGGGCACATCAGGCCAGCGCCGACGGGGCCATGGTCTTCGCCGACGTCGGCTGGGATCCCTCCGGCACCTGGAACCCGGCACTCGCCGACCAGCTCGGCGGCTGCCACGCCTTCATCCCCAACGCGGTCGAGGCCATGTCGTACACCCACGCCGACACCCCCGAGGCGGCGCTTCGTGCCATCGCCGACTGGGTGCCGCTGGCCGTGGTGACCCTCGGCTCCGAGGGGTCGATGGCGATCGACTCCAGCACCGGCGAGGAGGCGCGGGTCCCACCGCTGCCCACCCTCGCGCTGGACCCCACCGGGGCGGGCGACGTCTTCGGCGCCGGGCTCGTGCTCGGCACGGTCGCCGGCTGGCCGTTGCGGGAGCGACTGCTCTTCGCCGGCCTGTGCGCCGGCCTCGCCGTGCAGCACTTCGGCGGCTCGCTGGCCGCGCCCGGCTGGGGCGACCTGACGGACTGGTGGCGCGCCACCGCCGACCGCGCCGCCGCCGGTGATTCGGCAGCCCAGGAACTGGTCACCCGGTACGGTTTCCTCCCCGACCTGCTCCCGGCAGGGCCGGTGTGCGAGGTCCGCCGCGCCCTTGCGACGTTGGCACGCTACTCGGACCTGGACACCGCGTAG
- a CDS encoding extracellular solute-binding protein: protein MSRAAARPRTRAGLRAAVGLVTALGLFGAAACAPGASPSKPAGDDASRAVQTDAAKLGNVTLTVWDQEVRGGQNEQMSALNEAFHAKYPNITIKRVSRSFDDLGTTLRLALSGNDAPDVVQSNNGRADMGKFVQAQQLLSLEPWAKAYGWADRYPDSVLQYSRYTPDGKTFGEGNVYGMPQVGEIVGIFYNKEKLTKLGLQPPKTWAELTLALATAKQKGETPLQLGNLDKWPAGHVFGTIQGQFVPADEVTKLGFGGSGASWTTPENTKAAEELVNWVNAGYFNGSPNGTDYDKAWQNFGAGQGLFLIAGSWLGADLDKSMGGKVGFSAPPPGQDGKVAATGGTGLPFTITSKAKNPDAAAAYINFITSTDAMATLTKTGNMPVVETAKQQKPSGVQGDIFTAFGATTESGRLLPYLDYATPTMGDTLGAALQDLIAKRISPQQFLQKLQDDNAKSVAGNN from the coding sequence ATGTCTCGAGCAGCAGCGCGCCCGCGAACACGGGCCGGACTCCGTGCCGCCGTCGGGCTCGTCACCGCGCTGGGATTGTTCGGTGCCGCGGCGTGCGCGCCCGGGGCGAGCCCCTCGAAACCGGCCGGTGACGACGCCAGCCGGGCCGTGCAGACGGACGCAGCCAAGCTCGGCAACGTCACGCTGACCGTCTGGGACCAGGAGGTTCGCGGCGGTCAGAACGAGCAGATGAGTGCCCTCAACGAGGCATTCCACGCCAAGTACCCCAACATCACCATCAAGCGGGTCTCCCGGTCGTTCGACGACCTGGGCACCACGCTGCGGCTGGCGCTCTCCGGCAACGACGCGCCCGACGTCGTGCAGTCCAACAACGGCCGCGCCGACATGGGCAAGTTCGTCCAGGCCCAGCAGCTCCTCTCGCTGGAGCCGTGGGCCAAGGCGTACGGCTGGGCCGACCGCTACCCGGACAGCGTGCTGCAGTACTCGCGCTACACGCCGGACGGGAAGACCTTCGGCGAGGGCAACGTCTACGGCATGCCGCAGGTCGGCGAGATCGTCGGCATCTTCTACAACAAGGAGAAGCTGACCAAGCTCGGCCTCCAGCCGCCGAAGACGTGGGCGGAGCTGACGTTGGCGCTGGCCACCGCCAAGCAGAAGGGCGAGACCCCGCTGCAGCTCGGCAACCTCGACAAGTGGCCGGCCGGGCACGTGTTCGGCACCATCCAGGGCCAGTTCGTCCCCGCGGACGAGGTCACCAAGCTCGGCTTCGGCGGGTCCGGCGCCTCCTGGACCACCCCGGAGAACACCAAGGCCGCCGAGGAGCTGGTCAACTGGGTGAATGCGGGCTACTTCAACGGCAGCCCGAACGGCACCGACTACGACAAGGCGTGGCAGAACTTCGGCGCCGGTCAGGGCCTGTTCCTCATCGCCGGCTCCTGGCTCGGCGCGGACCTCGACAAGTCGATGGGTGGCAAGGTGGGCTTCTCCGCCCCGCCGCCCGGCCAGGACGGCAAGGTCGCCGCGACCGGCGGCACTGGCCTGCCGTTCACCATCACCAGCAAGGCGAAGAACCCGGACGCGGCGGCCGCGTACATCAACTTCATCACCAGCACCGACGCGATGGCGACGCTCACCAAGACCGGCAACATGCCGGTCGTGGAGACCGCCAAGCAGCAGAAGCCGAGTGGCGTGCAGGGCGACATCTTCACCGCCTTCGGCGCCACCACCGAGTCGGGCCGGCTGCTGCCGTACCTGGACTACGCCACGCCGACGATGGGTGACACCCTCGGGGCTGCGCTGCAGGACCTGATCGCCAAGCGGATCAGCCCGCAGCAGTTCCTCCAGAAGCTGCAGGACGACAATGCCAAGTCCGTTGCCGGTAACAACTGA
- a CDS encoding carbohydrate ABC transporter permease: protein MPVTTDKAQRDGTTATSGPSRPPRRRGARWVPLAYVLPAFAVYAAFLLYPLIRSAQLSMYEWDGLTLGTFVGFQNYAEVLTDPDLRASFGHTLVLIGFYAVLPVVLGLPLAALLTRARVRGMPFFRTVVFLPQIVAMVVVAVAWRRIYDPDGPLNAALHAVGLGGLARGWLGDYTFALPAVGLIGTWVQLGLVTVLLMAGMSRIPGERYEAARLDGAGPIREFLAVTLPAVRGEVAVALTLTIIAALKTFDLIYVTTSGGPGNSTAVPSYEVYRRAFEQGRVGSAAAVAIVLTALIFVISLGVNRIADREEK, encoded by the coding sequence TTGCCGGTAACAACTGACAAGGCACAGCGGGACGGGACGACCGCGACCTCCGGGCCGTCCCGCCCACCGCGCCGGCGGGGGGCGCGGTGGGTCCCGCTGGCATACGTACTTCCCGCCTTCGCGGTCTACGCGGCTTTTCTGCTCTATCCGCTGATCCGGTCCGCGCAGCTGTCGATGTACGAGTGGGACGGCCTGACCCTCGGCACCTTCGTCGGGTTCCAGAACTACGCCGAGGTGCTGACCGATCCCGACCTGCGGGCGTCGTTCGGACACACCCTCGTCCTGATCGGCTTCTACGCGGTGCTGCCGGTCGTGCTCGGCCTGCCGCTTGCCGCGTTGCTCACCCGGGCCCGGGTACGCGGGATGCCGTTCTTCCGAACCGTGGTGTTCCTGCCGCAGATCGTCGCGATGGTCGTGGTGGCCGTCGCCTGGCGGCGGATCTACGACCCGGACGGCCCGCTGAACGCGGCGCTGCACGCGGTCGGGCTCGGCGGTCTGGCCCGCGGCTGGCTCGGTGACTACACCTTCGCCCTGCCGGCGGTCGGCCTGATCGGCACCTGGGTGCAGCTCGGCCTGGTCACCGTCCTGTTGATGGCCGGGATGAGCCGGATTCCCGGTGAGCGCTACGAGGCCGCCCGACTGGACGGCGCGGGCCCGATCCGCGAGTTCCTCGCGGTCACCCTCCCCGCCGTCCGCGGCGAGGTCGCGGTCGCGCTCACCCTGACCATCATCGCGGCGCTGAAGACCTTCGACCTGATCTACGTCACCACCTCGGGTGGCCCGGGCAACTCCACTGCCGTGCCGTCGTACGAGGTCTACCGGCGGGCGTTCGAGCAGGGCCGGGTCGGCTCAGCGGCCGCGGTGGCCATCGTGCTGACCGCGCTGATCTTCGTGATCAGCCTCGGAGTGAACCGGATCGCCGATCGGGAGGAAAAATGA
- a CDS encoding carbohydrate ABC transporter permease produces MISKSERAANYLILVAFAAFALWPVLTIVAAALGPDDSVARTAQGAGLLGLHPENFGTAWQQGRFGHSMLTSIGVSAFVVTCATLLSVMSGYAFGTMTFPGRNVLFYLFLVGIMVPAEATVVPLYFDLRTLGLTNTFWAIALPQVAQSVAFGTFWMRTYFRASPVAMAEAARLDGAGSWTTLWRILLPIGRPAVTTLVVLTFMWTWNEFLIPLVMATSDELRTAPLGLAFFQGQYTSGFTLLAAGAVIVAAPVVVLYLFLQRRFIQGMLEGAVRE; encoded by the coding sequence ATGATCTCGAAGAGTGAGCGGGCGGCAAACTACCTCATCCTGGTCGCGTTCGCGGCGTTCGCGCTCTGGCCAGTGCTGACCATTGTTGCGGCGGCGCTCGGTCCGGACGACAGCGTCGCCCGGACCGCGCAGGGCGCCGGGCTACTGGGACTGCACCCGGAGAACTTCGGCACCGCATGGCAGCAGGGCCGCTTCGGGCACTCGATGCTCACCAGCATCGGGGTCTCGGCATTCGTGGTCACCTGCGCAACCCTGCTCTCCGTGATGAGCGGGTACGCCTTCGGCACCATGACCTTCCCCGGCCGGAACGTGCTGTTCTATCTGTTCCTGGTCGGCATCATGGTGCCCGCCGAGGCCACCGTGGTACCGCTCTACTTCGATCTGCGGACCCTCGGCCTGACGAACACCTTCTGGGCGATAGCACTGCCCCAGGTGGCCCAGTCGGTCGCGTTCGGCACCTTCTGGATGCGTACCTACTTCCGGGCCAGCCCGGTGGCCATGGCCGAGGCGGCCCGATTGGACGGGGCCGGATCGTGGACAACCCTGTGGCGCATCCTGCTGCCCATCGGTCGACCCGCGGTGACCACCCTGGTCGTGCTCACCTTCATGTGGACCTGGAACGAATTCCTGATCCCGCTGGTCATGGCCACCAGCGACGAACTGCGCACCGCGCCGCTCGGACTGGCCTTCTTCCAGGGTCAGTACACCTCGGGGTTCACCCTGCTCGCCGCCGGCGCGGTGATCGTCGCAGCCCCGGTCGTCGTCCTCTACCTGTTCCTGCAACGCCGCTTCATCCAAGGCATGCTCGAGGGCGCTGTCCGCGAGTGA
- a CDS encoding 5-deoxy-glucuronate isomerase — translation MEVTLERAGRRYGACGCSPLPANGEVNFATGDEEMLVLPLAGAATVHCDRLRLTLTGRASVFAAITDFAHLPRDATATIRGEGCFALPSARARRRLSPR, via the coding sequence TTGGAGGTCACTCTGGAGCGGGCCGGCCGGCGGTACGGAGCCTGCGGGTGCTCACCCTTGCCCGCCAACGGCGAGGTCAACTTCGCCACCGGTGACGAGGAGATGCTGGTCCTACCGCTGGCCGGCGCCGCCACCGTGCACTGCGACAGGCTGCGGCTCACCCTGACGGGGCGTGCGTCGGTGTTCGCCGCGATCACCGACTTCGCCCATCTGCCCAGGGACGCCACCGCGACCATCCGCGGCGAGGGCTGCTTCGCCCTGCCGTCGGCCCGGGCCCGCCGCCGGTTGTCGCCCCGCTAG
- a CDS encoding Cgl0159 family (beta/alpha)8-fold protein gives MNTEYDMLTLTRAHRPQAIAEAAAGRSRRPWPDHGRPLFVIAADHPARGALGVRDRPMAMAGRADLLDRLRLALSRPGVDGVLGTPDILEDLLLLGALENRLAIGSMNRGGLSGATFELDDRFTAYDADSIAAMRYDGGKMLCRIDPDDPGTASTLQACAQAVTALAAHRTVALVEPLWVARDGGRVSADLRHEAVIKGVSVGQALGSTSAYTWLKLPAIDEMERVMAATTLPVLLLGGDPVEAPDVVYARWERALRLPGVRGLVVGRALLYPPDDDVAAAVDLAASLLPAGQDA, from the coding sequence GTGAACACCGAGTACGACATGCTGACACTCACCCGCGCCCACCGTCCACAAGCGATCGCCGAAGCCGCCGCCGGTCGTAGCCGCCGACCGTGGCCCGACCACGGACGGCCGCTGTTCGTGATCGCCGCCGACCACCCCGCTCGGGGCGCCCTCGGCGTACGGGACCGGCCGATGGCCATGGCCGGCCGCGCCGACCTGCTGGACCGACTGCGCCTGGCGCTGTCCCGGCCCGGCGTCGACGGCGTGCTCGGCACCCCTGACATCCTGGAGGACCTGCTGCTGCTCGGGGCGCTGGAAAACCGCCTGGCCATCGGCTCAATGAACCGTGGCGGCCTCTCCGGCGCCACCTTCGAACTCGACGACCGGTTCACCGCCTACGACGCCGACAGCATCGCCGCGATGCGCTACGACGGCGGCAAGATGCTGTGCCGGATCGACCCGGACGACCCGGGCACCGCCTCCACCCTGCAGGCCTGCGCCCAGGCGGTCACCGCGCTCGCGGCCCACCGCACCGTGGCCCTGGTCGAGCCGCTATGGGTGGCGCGGGACGGTGGCCGCGTCAGCGCCGACCTGCGCCACGAGGCGGTCATCAAGGGCGTCAGCGTCGGGCAGGCACTCGGGTCGACCAGCGCGTACACCTGGTTGAAGCTGCCCGCCATCGACGAGATGGAGCGGGTGATGGCCGCGACGACCCTGCCGGTCCTGCTGCTCGGCGGCGACCCGGTGGAGGCGCCGGACGTGGTTTACGCGCGGTGGGAGCGGGCGCTGCGGCTACCCGGCGTGCGCGGCCTGGTGGTCGGCCGGGCGCTGCTCTACCCGCCCGACGACGACGTGGCCGCCGCTGTGGACCTCGCCGCGTCACTGCTGCCCGCCGGACAGGACGCGTGA
- a CDS encoding carbohydrate kinase family protein, translating to MLDLSYRPMCWSDPAAATAAIAQALPQVTVAIGNIDEVDVAVGTRDPEHAAGLLRDWPLEHSLCFANAAGAIVASRLPCSAAMPDYARTAALARSTAPQPATVDRHHPRGEDW from the coding sequence ATGCTCGACCTGAGCTACCGCCCGATGTGCTGGTCGGACCCGGCGGCGGCCACGGCGGCGATCGCGCAGGCACTGCCGCAGGTCACCGTCGCCATCGGCAACATCGACGAGGTGGACGTCGCCGTCGGCACCCGGGACCCCGAGCACGCCGCCGGGCTGCTGCGCGACTGGCCGCTGGAGCACAGCCTGTGCTTCGCCAACGCCGCCGGCGCGATCGTCGCTTCCCGGCTGCCCTGCTCCGCCGCCATGCCCGACTACGCCAGGACCGCCGCGCTGGCCCGGTCCACCGCGCCACAACCTGCCACGGTCGACCGCCACCACCCGCGAGGAGAAGACTGGTGA
- a CDS encoding carbohydrate kinase family protein, producing MLDVLTIGRVGVDIYPLRIATPLAEVETFGKLLSGSPTNVAVAANRQELRAGVITRTGADAFGGFPPDDFPLWFYRTRPHPTFRSGPRSSTSTRSQPPESSGSLAPACASSRDATPAPPRWPPVTGANTPCST from the coding sequence ATGCTCGATGTGCTCACCATCGGCCGGGTCGGGGTGGACATCTATCCGCTGCGGATCGCCACGCCACTGGCCGAGGTCGAGACTTTCGGCAAGTTACTCAGCGGCAGTCCCACCAACGTCGCCGTCGCGGCCAACCGGCAGGAGTTGCGCGCCGGCGTGATCACCCGCACCGGCGCGGACGCTTTCGGCGGGTTTCCGCCGGACGACTTCCCGCTCTGGTTCTACCGCACCCGACCGCACCCGACCTTCAGATCCGGCCCGAGGAGCTCGACCTCGACGCGGTCGCAGCCGCCCGAATCTTCTGGCTCACTGGCACCGGCCTGTGCCAGCAGCCGAGACGCGACGCCCGCGCCACCGCGCTGGCCGCCCGTAACCGGTGCCAACACACCATGCTCGACCTGA
- a CDS encoding GntR family transcriptional regulator has translation MSGPEIAVDRSSPVPLYFQVAEQFAAAIQRGDLAPGDRLDSELRLADQLGLSRPTVRHAIQHLVDKGLIVRRRGVGTHVVRGEVRRSVELTSLHDDLLRAGQRPSTSVLELATVPCPPEVAAALGVPADSEVQHLRRLRFADGEPLAVMENWLPIDRVRLTIDALQGNGLYGILRAGGIRIRGAQQRIGARAATGAEAQMLGERRGAPMLTMTRTAYDDQGHYVEHGAHIYRATRYSLEVTVAER, from the coding sequence GTGAGCGGCCCCGAGATCGCGGTCGACCGGAGCAGCCCGGTCCCGCTCTACTTCCAGGTCGCCGAGCAGTTCGCCGCGGCGATCCAACGCGGCGACCTGGCGCCCGGTGACCGCCTGGACAGCGAGTTGCGGCTGGCCGACCAGCTCGGGCTGTCCCGCCCCACCGTCCGCCATGCCATCCAGCATCTGGTCGACAAGGGACTGATCGTGCGCCGCCGCGGGGTCGGCACCCACGTGGTGCGGGGTGAGGTGCGGCGGTCGGTCGAGCTGACCAGCCTGCACGACGACCTGCTGCGCGCCGGCCAGCGACCGTCCACCTCGGTGTTGGAGTTGGCCACCGTGCCCTGCCCGCCGGAGGTCGCCGCCGCGCTCGGCGTGCCCGCCGACAGCGAGGTGCAGCACCTGCGCCGGCTGCGGTTCGCCGACGGCGAACCTCTCGCCGTGATGGAGAACTGGCTCCCGATCGACCGGGTGCGGCTCACCATCGACGCGCTGCAGGGCAACGGCCTGTACGGGATCTTGCGCGCGGGTGGCATCCGGATTCGCGGCGCCCAGCAGCGTATCGGCGCCCGGGCGGCGACCGGGGCCGAGGCGCAGATGCTCGGCGAGCGGCGCGGCGCGCCCATGCTCACCATGACCCGTACCGCATACGACGACCAGGGGCACTACGTCGAGCATGGTGCGCACATCTACCGCGCCACACGCTACTCCCTTGAGGTGACCGTCGCCGAGCGGTGA
- a CDS encoding extracellular solute-binding protein, translating into MSAKPRCAVGVLAAFTAVALAATACGGSDEPAGKDAKNITLTISANSIVGGKSSAGAEWIENWVIPKFVEAQKAKGVTAKVTFVPSGVEDEQYKTKLALDLRSKGGADVIAVDGIWVGEFVQAGYLKPLSEVAGDQVDSWEGWSQIPETVQGLGSFENKRYAIPLGTDGRVLYYNKKLFARAGLPADWQPKSWQEILDAGAKLKALPGVTPIQINAGTAMGEATSMQGALPLLVGAGGEIYKDGKWAGASQPVKDMLDFYTKVYGGGLGDPKLQQEAKGRDKSFAEFAAGKIGILAEGDYFWRSVINPTTGIAKMADRDTAVGYAMIPAKQPGAGIRGQDFVSMSGGGVRALNPNSKFPSQAWELLSFMHSAEAVKAELAGEARITARQDVNKEVLAGDPMLSFITEKGLPVTAYRPPLAVYPQVSVALQEATAEVTAGKSVDEAAAAYQKKVEGIVGGAGNVTS; encoded by the coding sequence ATGTCAGCCAAGCCGAGATGCGCCGTCGGCGTGCTCGCCGCGTTCACCGCCGTCGCCCTCGCCGCCACGGCCTGCGGCGGCTCGGACGAGCCCGCCGGTAAGGACGCCAAGAACATCACCCTGACCATCTCCGCCAACTCCATCGTCGGCGGCAAGAGCTCCGCCGGCGCGGAGTGGATCGAGAATTGGGTCATCCCCAAGTTCGTCGAGGCGCAGAAGGCCAAGGGTGTCACCGCCAAGGTGACGTTCGTGCCCAGCGGCGTCGAAGACGAGCAGTACAAGACCAAGCTGGCCCTGGACCTGCGCTCCAAGGGGGGCGCCGACGTGATCGCCGTGGACGGCATCTGGGTCGGCGAGTTCGTCCAGGCCGGCTACCTCAAACCGCTGTCCGAGGTGGCCGGGGACCAGGTCGACTCCTGGGAGGGCTGGTCCCAGATCCCGGAGACCGTGCAGGGCCTCGGCTCGTTTGAGAACAAGCGCTACGCCATCCCGCTCGGCACCGACGGCCGGGTCCTCTACTACAACAAGAAGCTCTTCGCCCGGGCCGGTCTGCCCGCCGACTGGCAGCCCAAGAGCTGGCAGGAGATCCTCGACGCCGGCGCCAAGCTCAAGGCGCTGCCCGGGGTGACCCCGATCCAGATCAACGCCGGCACCGCGATGGGCGAGGCCACCTCCATGCAGGGCGCGCTGCCGCTCCTGGTCGGCGCGGGCGGCGAGATCTACAAGGACGGCAAGTGGGCCGGGGCCAGCCAGCCGGTCAAGGACATGCTCGACTTCTACACCAAGGTCTACGGTGGCGGTCTGGGCGACCCGAAGCTCCAGCAGGAGGCCAAGGGGCGCGACAAGTCGTTCGCCGAGTTCGCCGCCGGCAAGATCGGCATCCTCGCCGAGGGCGACTACTTCTGGCGCAGCGTCATCAACCCGACCACCGGCATCGCCAAGATGGCCGACCGGGACACCGCCGTCGGCTACGCGATGATCCCCGCCAAGCAGCCCGGCGCCGGCATCCGCGGCCAGGACTTCGTCAGCATGTCCGGTGGCGGTGTGCGGGCGCTCAACCCCAACTCGAAGTTCCCCTCGCAGGCGTGGGAGCTGCTGTCGTTCATGCACTCCGCGGAGGCGGTCAAGGCCGAACTCGCCGGCGAGGCGCGCATCACCGCGCGGCAGGACGTCAACAAGGAGGTCCTCGCGGGCGACCCGATGCTGAGCTTCATCACCGAGAAAGGGCTGCCGGTGACCGCGTACCGGCCGCCGCTGGCGGTCTACCCGCAGGTGTCGGTGGCGTTGCAGGAGGCCACCGCCGAGGTGACCGCGGGCAAGAGCGTGGACGAGGCGGCCGCGGCGTACCAGAAGAAGGTCGAAGGGATCGTCGGTGGTGCGGGTAACGTCACCTCCTGA